CAGGCAGATTATGTAAAACCACTTAACGATTCTAGCAAAATTGAGATGGGAGTGAGGTCGTTTACTTACCAAAGAGATATTCAATATTTTTTTAACAGATATAATACAAAAACGCAGTCGTATGATTTTTTGGAAAGCTATTCGCAGGATGGCACTATTCTCGAAACCATCAATGCTGCTTATTTTTTGTATAGCCAAAAATTAAAAAAGAATATTAGCTTACAAGCAGGCTTGCGATTAGAGCAGTCATTTTTGCACGGAACATCCCGTTTTGACAACTCTACGTTTGGCTACGATTATCCATCAGCAGGTGGTAGCAACTGGCTGAGGGCGTTTTTCCCTTCGTTTTCAGTCTCTAAAAAACTAGATAACGATTCAGAACTAGGCTTAAGTTTGAGCCGAAAAGTAGGCCGACCTAATTTTAGGCATTTATTTGTCGGTATTCAAGCAAACGACCGCCAGAATATAACGGTAGGTAATCCTAAAATACAACCCGAGTTTATCAATGCAGCCGAGTTGAGCTATAACAAAACTTTTGGCCGATTGAGTTGGCTATCAACAGCTTATTATGTTTATGAAGACCATACCATCAAGCCTTTTACACAACCTTCGGCTACCGACCCAAGTATATTGGTAACAACTTTTGTAAATACCAAAGCAGATATTCAGTACGGCATTGATAATACCTTGAAATACACCGCTGGTCCATTTTCGGTAGTTGGTAATCTTAATGTATATCATTTCCTGATTCAGTCGGTCGACACACAAAACGAGATGTTCACTTATCGTTCAAAATTGACATTGTCGTATCGTTTTCCAGCCAGTATTGTAGCCCAAGTAAATATGAATCGTGATGCCAAATCGCCAACTTTGCAAGGATACCGTTTGGCTGTTCAGGCTGCCGATTTTGCTGTACGCAAATCGTTTATGAAAAACAGAGCAAGTGTGGCATTTACCATCAATGATATTTTTAATTCTCGAAAATATATTTCTATTTATGAACAAGGCAATACCTATCAAACAACCATGAATAGAAGAGATGTACGATTTTATAAAATAAGCCTACAATTACCAATAGGCAAGCCCAATGCGACATTCCGTAAAAAAGATCGAGGTTTAGATAAGCCAGATGTAGATTTTGGAAGCTAACAAATTGTGATAAAAAAGCTGAAAAGCCTTTATGCTGAATGAAAGTATAAAGGCTTTTTTAGGTAAAAAGAGATATCTACGCCAGATTATTGGAAGAAAGTCATAATTGTACAAATAATGGTAAAAATTAAAGCAACAATTGAGCCAATTTAATAGAAACTTTACGGCTTTCATTTTAAACAAATAACTATTATGCAACCAGAAAAATATTTAAGACATGTCGTGATTTTTCAGTTTAAAGAAACCTCGTCCGATACTGCGATTCAGCACGTAGCCGATACCTTTTATGCTTTAAAAGACCAAATTCCTCAGATTGTAGCCATGGAATGGGGTATCAACAATAGTCCAGAAAACCACCATCAGGGTTTTACACATTGTTTTGTACTGAGTTATTTGTCAGAGGAGGATTTGGCTAGCTATCAGTTACACCCAGCACATATAGCTTTTCAGGAGGTGCTACAGCCTCATTTGTCTAAGGTGTTTGTGGTAGATTATTGGGTAAAATAATGGATATGAAAAGTAGGTGATTGGCCCTTAGGAAGAATTTAAAATAAAGCCTTAGGCTGATATTTCAGCATACAATACCTTGGTTACTAGAGGTTTGATGCTTTATTTTGCATATTTACCAAAAACCTTTCCAAATCTTGATAACATCATTGATGATAGCTGTTTGTGTTTTACTACGAATTCTATCCAATCCCTTAGGCAATGTATATCAAAAACAATTGACGGCAAAAGGGCATAACCCTTTGCTGGTGAACTTTCTAACCTATTTCTTTTTATCAGTAGGATGTGTCGTTGGGTATTGGGTATTGCCCACCCCACATTTGTATACAGGCTTTTGGGGTTATTCATTGTTAGGAGGAGTGGTTGGGGCAATGGGCAACGCCTTACTTGTCAAAGCACTAGACAAAGGCGAACTTTCAGTGTTGGGGCCAATCAATGCCTATAAGTCTGTTATTGGTATGCTAGCGGGTATATTTGTACTCCACGAAATACCCAATATATGGGGTATATTAGGTATTATCACCATTATTTATGGAAGCTATTTTGTACTAGATAGTACCACCGAGAAGTTTTCGTGGAAATTATTCCAGAAAAAGGAGATTCAATTTCGGATAGGAGCTATGATATTAACGGCAATAGAGGCCGTTTTTGTCAAGAAAGTCATACAGGCATCTTCTCCGCCTATAGCCTTTATAAGTTGGAGTGTTTGTGGTGCTTTTTTTTCGTTTATCTTACTCGGTTTTTCTAATACAGACCTCAAAAAAAGCCTTACAACCCTTAACCCCTCCATTTTTTGTAAATACCTCTTGCTTACAATTTGTGTTGGCACAATGCAATTTACCACCAATTATACCTTCAAGCATATTTCGGTAGGTTATGCCTTGGCTCTGTTTCAGCTATCTGCCATAGTTAGTGTATGGCTAGGGCATACTGTTTTTCAGGAACAGGGCATTGGCAAGAAGCTATTAGGAGCTATCATTATGGTAGTTGGCTCATTGATGATTCTTTTACTAAGAAATTTTCCCTGAAAATCAAACAAAAATGCCAAAAGGTATATTTAGGATTGAGTGTGTTTTTTGATTTTGAAAATAGGCAATATGCTCAGGCTAATCTAATAGATTCTTCTGTTGAAGGAAATCAAAGATAATTTTATCTACTTCCGAAATGATAGCTTTATCTGAACAATTTAACCACCTAACTTCTGCTATTTCGGCACTGGCTTTTATTTCTCCTACATAATTGGCACTATAACAAGTCATTCTAACGATAGTACCTTCTGGATGTCCGTGAGCTTGGGCTTCAAAAATACCTACCAATTGTAGTGTTGTGGTGTCAAGACTTACGCTAAGTTCTTCCCTAATTTCACGAATTAAAGCTTGTTCATCGGTTTCGTTAAGTTCTCTTTTTCCTCCAGGCAAATAGAATTTATCTTTTCCATAAGATTTGGCCGAAAGGATAGCCTTATGCTGGATTTCAATCCAAGCTAATTTATCAATAATATTCATTGTAATGATTAGTTTTTGAGTAAACCTAAGATGCAATCCATGAAAGTAAGAAAATATTCTATCATGTTTGGAATATTTGTTGTAGAAACTTCAAAACTCATTTTAGAATAAGTTTAAATACCCAGAAACAGGATTTTTAGGGGGCTAGAATTTCAGGATTATATTCTGTTAGCGAGTGGATTGGTACACCAGCTAACAGAAAAAAGCCTATTTGTCAATTATTTTTGAATAATATGCGTAAGGTTTCCCGAATCAAAAAAGTACAAAGTACCCAATAAATTAATGGTTGAAAAACGAGCTATTAGGTTATTTCCAACCACCACTTCATGTCCGCCCAATATCGTGATTTTATCGAGCGAGGTTGGTACTCTGCCACAAGTCCAAGTATTGGTATCGTGCCAATAGCCCGACCGAACACTTTGTATAGGAAACAGCCCTGCAAAATTATTGGGTACAGCCACTTGGGCTGAAAAAAGAATATTATCGTATTCATCTTTGATTTTTGCCCTTATTCGGTTGCTGCTAGGAAGGGTATATCTATTTTGTCGAGAAATAACTTGAAGGCCAAAAGGGTCGTTGCTCCAATGAATTTGTGGGAAGGCATTAAAAGTAGTGAGCGAAATAGATGAAATAGTAGCACATTGACTTTGAATAAGTGGTAAGTTTTGGTGAGCTAAAGGAATAGCATTCTGGAAAAAGCTACTATTCAGTGATTTATTCCATTCATTGGCTAGTACAACAATTCCGTGTCCTTTGAAATGGACAGAATCTATGGTACGAATATTAGGGCCAACCAACGAGTCGGTAAAGGGGCCTACAAAGGTATTTGGCATATAATTAGGCTGTGTGTTTCCATTTAGGCCAATTATATCATTTTGTGCATCAATCACAGGCTGCCAGTTGCGAGAATTGACGAGGGCTAGTCCTTTGAAACGAGTAGCACGCGATACCACCCATGCCAAGGACGGATGTCGTGCATGTATCCTACTTTTTTGGATAACCAGTTTAAGTTTTTGCCCATAAGTATTTCTATCTGTCTGAAAGAGGTTGTCGCTTTCTCCCTGATGCCATAGAACGGCCCTCATCCCAAATTGAGCTGCATAAAAACGAAGTGTTGAACGTAAGTTGCCATAAGGTAGCCCTTTAGGAAAAGTAATAAACTCTTGTGGGGTAGCAGTGGTATCTTCGGCGGTTGTAGCCCATGAGCCAATACCCGAGCCAGACCATCCAGCATTGAAAAAAGCAATAGGAACATTTAGTTTTTTGGCCAGCGAATCGCCCAATACACCCCAACACCAAGCACTATTGCCCATTGGCGACATTCGGAATGTAGAGTCGATATTTTCAAAAATAGGCAGTGGTAAATTGGTATTGCTATAAGTAGTAGAAGCACCATTAAAATAATTGACAGTATGTACCCTGTCGTCGGTAGAGCTAGGGCCAAAGATATTTTGGCTTCGTAGCTCACTGTCACCAGTAGCATTAGACTGCCCCGCTACTACAAATAGCTCGCCAATACCTACTCGTTGTAAAGTGTCGATACCAATAATAGTATTATCTTTTAAAGCTCGTACAATTAGGTCGTACCAGCCTCCACTAAGCATTATCGAGCCTTGAAAAATTCCATTTTGAGGATTCTCTTGCAAAACTTGCCAATCGGTAGACGTTCCCTGTCTGGGTGACATATTTCTGGCGATAGCTCTTGCTTCAATTTTATCTGCAATAAGGCTATAATTACCAGCAATAGGTACCGAGGCTGTATTGTTTATATTTCTTTGGAAAATGTATCTACTTTGTGGGTATGTTATCTCTATTTGGGCTTTGAGCTTGAGGGGTAGTAACATAACCAAAATAGCTAAATAGCCAATATTGGGTAGTGATAATTTCATGTAAATTTCTTAGGCAAAGGTTGAAAAACTAAAGATAGGGGTAATTTTTTAAAATAGGGTATTGATGTCAACTATTTGATTAATAGAATAATATGTCAAGACTTTGGAGTGGGTAAAGTCCTGACATATTATGGATGATACTATTGATAAATAGCGTTTTTGGCAGAAAGAAGTGTGTTTTTCATTAAAGAAACAATGGTCATTGGGCCAACCCCTTTAGGTACTGGCGTAATAAATGAACATTTTGAGGCAACTTCATCAAATTTAACATCACCTTTCAAGGCAAAACCAGACTTTTTCGAGCTATCTTCAACACGTGTTAAGCCTACGTCGATAACCACAGCACCCTCTTTTACATATTCGGCTGTAATAAATTCAGGACGACCTAACGCTGCAATCAGAATATCGGCAGAAGCACATACTTCAGCTAGATTTTTGGTTTTTGAATGTGTCAGTGTTACTGTACAGTTACCGATTTTGTGGTTTCTTTGCATCAAAATAGACATTGGTAAGCCTACAATTTGGCTACGGCCTACTACCACACAATGCTTGCCAGAGGTTTCGATATTGTAACGTTCCAGTAGGTCCAATACACCTTGTGGGGTTGCCGAAATATAGGCAGGCAAACCTTTGGCCATACGCCCAATATTGATAGGGTGGAAGCCATCAACATCTTTTTTAGGGTCGATAGTTTCCATAACTTTATCGGGATTGATATGGTCGGGAAGGGGAAGCTGAACAATCAAACCGTCCATATCATCATTTTGATTGATTTTCTGAACTTCTGCTAATAGCTCTGCTTCTGTGATTGTTGGTTCAAAGCGTAATAAAGTTGACTTGAAGCCCAATTCTTCACAAGACTTCACTTTGTTGGCTACGTAGGTTTCGGAAGCACCATTATTTCCCACTAGAATAGCCACCAAGTGTGGTGTTTTACCACCTGCTGCTTTGATAGCCTCTACTTCTGCTCCAATTTCTTTTTTAATTTCGTCTGCTACGGCTTTACCGTCAATGATTTGCATTTGGACTATTGGTTTAAAATGTCGAGTGTCATTTATGAAGTCTCAAAATTACGGAATAATTTAGATTAGAACAACCTTGTTGACCGATAGCACCCAAGGATTGGTATGGGTAAAGGTGATAAAATGGCTCTGGATGTTCTGCCGTTGTTGGCGAGTACTTCTTCTTTCCTGTAAACATGAGTCATCCTTAATTTTGGAACTAGGATTATTCTCTAAGCTGTATAGGAAAAAAGCGGCCGAAAATTGTTTTTCGGCCGCTTTTTGATATTAATCTACTAGATAACTTATTTTTGAGCGTTAATCCATTTTCTGGCATTAACAAATGCCTCTAACCATGGCGACACTTCATCTTTTTGGGCTTTTTCTGGATAATGAGCCCAGTTCCAAGGGAACGTAGAGCGTTCGATATGTGGCATCATTACTAAGTGTCGTCCTGTGGTATCGCACATCATAGCAGTATTATAATCCGAGCCATTTGGATTGGCAGGATAGCCAGCATAACCATATTTGGCTACAATATTGTATTGCTCTTCGGCGTATGGCAAATGGAATTTTCCTTCACCATGCGATACCCAAACACCCAAGGTAGCACCTTCCAAAGTTGAAAGCATTACCGAGTTGTTTTTCTGGATTTTTACAGAAGTAAAAATACTTTCGTGTTTGTGCGAAATATTGTGGTGCATTTTGCCATGTACTTCGTGTTCTGGATTGATTAATTCAAGCTCCATCAACAACTGGCAACCGTTACAAATACCTACCGAAAGGGTATCTT
The DNA window shown above is from Flectobacillus major DSM 103 and carries:
- a CDS encoding Dabb family protein, whose translation is MQPEKYLRHVVIFQFKETSSDTAIQHVADTFYALKDQIPQIVAMEWGINNSPENHHQGFTHCFVLSYLSEEDLASYQLHPAHIAFQEVLQPHLSKVFVVDYWVK
- a CDS encoding EamA family transporter is translated as MITSLMIAVCVLLRILSNPLGNVYQKQLTAKGHNPLLVNFLTYFFLSVGCVVGYWVLPTPHLYTGFWGYSLLGGVVGAMGNALLVKALDKGELSVLGPINAYKSVIGMLAGIFVLHEIPNIWGILGIITIIYGSYFVLDSTTEKFSWKLFQKKEIQFRIGAMILTAIEAVFVKKVIQASSPPIAFISWSVCGAFFSFILLGFSNTDLKKSLTTLNPSIFCKYLLLTICVGTMQFTTNYTFKHISVGYALALFQLSAIVSVWLGHTVFQEQGIGKKLLGAIIMVVGSLMILLLRNFP
- a CDS encoding NUDIX hydrolase, with product MNIIDKLAWIEIQHKAILSAKSYGKDKFYLPGGKRELNETDEQALIREIREELSVSLDTTTLQLVGIFEAQAHGHPEGTIVRMTCYSANYVGEIKASAEIAEVRWLNCSDKAIISEVDKIIFDFLQQKNLLD
- a CDS encoding sialate O-acetylesterase; this encodes MKLSLPNIGYLAILVMLLPLKLKAQIEITYPQSRYIFQRNINNTASVPIAGNYSLIADKIEARAIARNMSPRQGTSTDWQVLQENPQNGIFQGSIMLSGGWYDLIVRALKDNTIIGIDTLQRVGIGELFVVAGQSNATGDSELRSQNIFGPSSTDDRVHTVNYFNGASTTYSNTNLPLPIFENIDSTFRMSPMGNSAWCWGVLGDSLAKKLNVPIAFFNAGWSGSGIGSWATTAEDTTATPQEFITFPKGLPYGNLRSTLRFYAAQFGMRAVLWHQGESDNLFQTDRNTYGQKLKLVIQKSRIHARHPSLAWVVSRATRFKGLALVNSRNWQPVIDAQNDIIGLNGNTQPNYMPNTFVGPFTDSLVGPNIRTIDSVHFKGHGIVVLANEWNKSLNSSFFQNAIPLAHQNLPLIQSQCATISSISLTTFNAFPQIHWSNDPFGLQVISRQNRYTLPSSNRIRAKIKDEYDNILFSAQVAVPNNFAGLFPIQSVRSGYWHDTNTWTCGRVPTSLDKITILGGHEVVVGNNLIARFSTINLLGTLYFFDSGNLTHIIQK
- a CDS encoding bifunctional 5,10-methylenetetrahydrofolate dehydrogenase/5,10-methenyltetrahydrofolate cyclohydrolase — translated: MQIIDGKAVADEIKKEIGAEVEAIKAAGGKTPHLVAILVGNNGASETYVANKVKSCEELGFKSTLLRFEPTITEAELLAEVQKINQNDDMDGLIVQLPLPDHINPDKVMETIDPKKDVDGFHPINIGRMAKGLPAYISATPQGVLDLLERYNIETSGKHCVVVGRSQIVGLPMSILMQRNHKIGNCTVTLTHSKTKNLAEVCASADILIAALGRPEFITAEYVKEGAVVIDVGLTRVEDSSKKSGFALKGDVKFDEVASKCSFITPVPKGVGPMTIVSLMKNTLLSAKNAIYQ